The Carassius carassius chromosome 34, fCarCar2.1, whole genome shotgun sequence genome has a segment encoding these proteins:
- the LOC132115445 gene encoding glycerol-3-phosphate acyltransferase 4-like, translating to MGPFMSPFNNLLCMLLGISFTVWFTLLLVFIIVPAIFGVSFGIRRLYMKTLLKVFEWATVRMERGAKEKNHLLYRPCSLNSIIAKEPTSLEDELKEIRRNCSSPELEGSASTSTGPSPSSSEFEMSDTFYFCRRGIESIVDDEVTKCFTAEELESWNLLTRSNYNFNHISSRLTVLWGLGVVIRYGFLLPLRLTLAITGVGLLVVLTAMIGFLPNGRMKNFLSEKVHLMCYRICVRALTAIITYHHSENKPKNGGICVANHTSPIDVIILASDGCYAMVGQIHGGLMGLIQRSMVKACPHIWFERSEVKDRLLVAKRLSDHVKDKSKLPILIFPEGTCINNTSVMMFKKGSFEIASTVYPVAIKYDPRFGEAFWNSSKFGMVNYLLRMMSSWAIVCSVWYLPPMNRQEDEDAMQFANRVKAAIARQGGLVDLLWDGGLKRGKVKDNFKEEQQKLYSKILVGTQEVRSRS from the exons ATGGGCCCTTTTATGTCTCCTTTCAATAATCTGCTATGCATGCTGTTGGGCATCTCTTTCACCGTCTGGTTCACGCTGCTCTTGGTCTTCATCATCGTTCCTGCCATCTTCGGGGTGTCTTTCGGGATCCGCAGACTCTACATGAAGACACTGCTCAAGGTGTTCGAG tgGGCCACAGTGAGGATGGAAAGAGGAGCCAAGGAGAAAAACCATCTTTTGTACAGGCCTTGCAGTCTTAATA GCATTATTGCTAAAGAACCTACATCACTTGAAGATGAGCTCAAAGAGATTCGGCGAAACTGCAGCAGCCCAGAGTTGGAAGGCTCCGCCTCCACCAGCACAGGCCCCTCCCCTTCCTCGTCAGAGTTTGAGATGTCGGACACCTTCTACTTCTGCCGCCGTGGCATTGAAAGCATCGTAGATGACGAGGTTACCAAGTGTTTCACGGCAGAGGAGCTGGAGTCGTGGAACTTGCTGACCAGGAGCAACTATAACTTCAACCACATCAGCAGCAGACTGACAGTGCTGTGGGGTCTCGGGGTTGTCATCCGTTATGGGTTCCTGCTGCCCCTCAG GTTAACATTAGCAATCACAGGAGTGGGCCTATTGGTTGTCTTAACTGCCATGATTGGGTTTCTGCCCAATGGGAG gatgAAGAATTTTCTCAGCGAGAAGGTGCACCTGATGTGTTATCGTATCTGTGTGAGAGCGCTGACTGCTATCATCACATACCATCACAG TGAAAACAAACCCAAGAATGGAGGCATCTGTGTCGCCAACCACACGTCACCCATTGACGTCATCATACTAGCCAGTGACGGATGCTATGCAatg gtGGGTCAGATCCACGGGGGCCTGATGGGGCTCATTCAGAGGTCTATGGTGAAAGCTTGTCCACACATTTGGTTCGAGCGTTCTGAAGTCAAAGATCGCCTTCTAGTGGCTAAAAG GTTGAGCGATCACGTAAAAGACAAAAGCAAACTGCCGATCCTCATATTCCCTGAAG GTACCTGCATTAATAACACATCAGTCATGATGTTCAAGAAAGGAAGCTTTGAAATTGCCTCAACCGTCTACCCTGTCGCCATAAAG TATGACCCTCGGTTTGGGGAAGCCTTCTGGAACAGCAGTAAGTTTGGGATGGTGAATTATCTGCTCAGGATGATGAGTAGCTGGGCCATCGTGTGCAGCGTGTGGTACCTGCCTCCGATGAACCGTCAG GAAGATGAGGATGCAATGCAGTTTGCTAACAGAGTAAAAGCAGCCATTGCCAGACAGGGTGGTCTGGTGGACCTGCTGTG ggATGGTGGGTTGAAACGAGGGAAAGTGAAAGACAATTTCAAAGAGGAGCAACAAAAACTCTACAGCAAGATTTTGGTTGGAACGCAGGAGGTCCGCAGTCGCTCTTGA